A DNA window from Rhizobium sp. NXC14 contains the following coding sequences:
- a CDS encoding ABC transporter substrate-binding protein: MKNTALKSLLLASSLLTSAGLVHAADVTLTVESWRNDDLQIWQEKIIPAFEAKNPGIKIVFSPTAPTEYNASLNAKLDAGSAGDIITCRPFDASLELFNKKQLVDITSLSGMENFSPVAKAAWTTDDGKSTFCVPMASVIHGFIYNKDAFDKLGISVPKTQDEFYAALDKIKADGTYIPLAMGTKDLWEAATMGYQNIGPNYWKGEEGRLALIAGKQKLTDPEWVKPFEELAKWKPYLGDGFEAQTYSDSQNLFTLGRAAIYPAGSWEIALFNTQAQFKMGAFPPPVPKAGDQGYISDHPDIGVALNAKSTHPEEAKKFLSWVASPEFADIYANALPGFFSLNSSPVKMSDPLAQEFVSWRGPYKSTVRSTYQILSRGTPNLENETWVESANVINGTDTPQAAAEKLQKGLDRWYKPAK; the protein is encoded by the coding sequence ATGAAAAACACTGCTCTGAAAAGCCTGCTGCTTGCCTCAAGCCTTCTGACCTCGGCAGGTCTCGTCCATGCCGCCGATGTCACGCTGACCGTCGAAAGCTGGCGTAACGACGACCTGCAGATCTGGCAGGAGAAGATCATTCCGGCGTTTGAAGCGAAAAACCCGGGCATCAAGATCGTCTTCTCGCCGACAGCCCCGACCGAATACAACGCTTCGCTGAACGCCAAGCTCGATGCCGGCTCCGCAGGCGATATTATTACCTGCCGTCCGTTCGACGCCTCGCTCGAACTCTTCAACAAGAAGCAGCTCGTCGACATCACCAGCCTGTCGGGTATGGAGAACTTCTCGCCGGTCGCCAAGGCTGCCTGGACGACCGACGACGGCAAGTCCACCTTCTGCGTGCCGATGGCTTCGGTCATCCACGGCTTCATCTACAACAAGGATGCCTTCGACAAGCTCGGCATCTCCGTGCCGAAGACGCAGGACGAGTTCTACGCAGCCCTCGACAAGATCAAGGCCGATGGCACCTATATTCCGCTCGCCATGGGCACGAAGGATCTCTGGGAAGCCGCGACCATGGGCTACCAGAACATCGGCCCGAACTACTGGAAGGGTGAAGAGGGCCGCCTAGCCCTGATCGCAGGCAAGCAGAAACTGACCGATCCCGAATGGGTCAAGCCCTTTGAAGAGCTTGCCAAGTGGAAGCCCTATCTCGGCGATGGTTTCGAAGCCCAGACCTATTCGGACAGCCAGAACCTCTTCACGCTGGGCCGCGCCGCCATCTACCCGGCCGGTTCGTGGGAGATCGCGCTCTTCAACACGCAGGCGCAGTTCAAGATGGGCGCTTTCCCGCCGCCGGTTCCGAAGGCAGGCGACCAGGGCTATATTTCCGATCATCCTGATATCGGCGTCGCCCTGAACGCGAAGAGCACGCATCCTGAGGAAGCCAAGAAGTTCCTCAGCTGGGTCGCTTCGCCCGAATTCGCCGATATCTATGCGAACGCGCTGCCGGGCTTCTTCAGCCTGAACTCCAGCCCGGTGAAGATGTCCGATCCGCTCGCTCAGGAGTTCGTTTCCTGGCGCGGCCCCTACAAGTCGACCGTCCGCTCGACCTACCAGATCCTGTCGCGCGGCACGCCGAACCTCGAGAACGAGACCTGGGTCGAATCGGCCAATGTGATCAACGGCACGGATACGCCGCAGGCCGCCGCCGAGAAGCTGCAGAAGGGCCTCGATCGCTGGTACAAGCCGGCCAAGTGA
- a CDS encoding heme-degrading domain-containing protein gives MTIDNDLSRIAEQEKALSFDAFDLTTAWQLGKLLQELASERGLGIAIDVTLHSMPVFYAALPGVTPDNVNWVRRKRNMVLRYFRSSYASGLKLSKDGKTVEDNGLDGADYAPHGGSFPINVKGTGCIGAVTVSGLPQRDDHNLVVEALALMLAKDLDTLRLSPL, from the coding sequence ATGACAATCGACAACGATCTCAGTCGGATCGCCGAGCAGGAAAAGGCGCTGAGCTTCGATGCCTTCGATCTCACCACTGCCTGGCAGCTCGGCAAGCTTCTGCAGGAGCTCGCCAGCGAGCGCGGCCTCGGCATCGCAATCGACGTGACGCTGCATTCGATGCCGGTCTTCTATGCCGCGCTCCCGGGCGTGACGCCGGACAACGTCAATTGGGTCAGGCGCAAGCGCAACATGGTGCTGCGTTATTTCCGCAGCAGCTATGCCTCCGGCCTGAAGCTCAGCAAGGATGGCAAGACGGTCGAGGACAACGGGCTTGATGGCGCCGATTATGCGCCGCATGGCGGCAGTTTTCCGATCAACGTCAAAGGCACGGGTTGCATCGGCGCCGTCACAGTCTCCGGTCTGCCGCAGCGCGACGACCACAATCTTGTGGTCGAGGCTCTGGCGCTGATGCTGGCGAAGGATCTCGATACGTTGCGGCTCTCTCCGCTGTGA
- a CDS encoding GntR family transcriptional regulator: protein MTDDLATLLSLQRLQAAGTGPLYVKLRRTLEEAVRTGTLGQGDALPPERDIAEFAAVSRVTVRKAIDELVADGLLVRRHGSGTFVAKPVSKVEQRLSQLTSFTEDMARRGMSSRSEWLHKGVHTPSPDEMMILGLPAGMKVSRLSRLRIADDQPLAIENASVSGEFLPDPSAVTNSLYAELERLNVRPVRAVQRISATNMKEADAQLLGVPVGAAGLSIERISYLSSGRAVEFTRSLYRGDAYDFVAELTIGVS, encoded by the coding sequence ATGACCGACGATCTCGCCACCCTTCTGTCTTTGCAGCGCCTGCAGGCGGCGGGTACCGGACCCCTCTATGTCAAGCTGCGCCGCACGCTCGAAGAAGCAGTGCGCACCGGCACGCTCGGCCAGGGCGATGCGCTGCCGCCGGAACGCGACATCGCCGAATTTGCCGCCGTCAGCCGCGTCACCGTCCGCAAGGCGATCGACGAGCTCGTCGCCGATGGCCTGCTGGTGCGCCGCCACGGCTCGGGCACCTTCGTCGCCAAACCAGTCTCCAAGGTCGAGCAGCGCCTGTCGCAGCTCACCTCTTTCACCGAGGACATGGCGCGCCGCGGCATGTCCTCCCGCTCCGAATGGCTGCACAAGGGCGTGCATACCCCCTCGCCCGACGAAATGATGATCCTTGGCCTACCCGCCGGCATGAAGGTGTCGCGACTCTCGCGCCTGCGCATCGCCGACGACCAGCCATTGGCAATCGAAAACGCCAGCGTCTCCGGCGAATTCCTGCCGGACCCCTCCGCCGTCACCAATTCGCTCTACGCCGAGCTCGAACGCCTCAACGTCCGTCCGGTGCGTGCCGTGCAGCGTATTTCGGCGACCAATATGAAGGAAGCCGACGCCCAGCTTCTCGGCGTTCCTGTCGGTGCGGCCGGCCTGTCGATCGAGCGTATCTCCTACCTCAGCTCCGGCCGCGCCGTGGAATTCACCCGTTCGCTCTATCGCGGCGATGCCTATGACTTCGTGGCCGAGCTGACGATCGGCGTGAGCTGA
- a CDS encoding flavin reductase family protein, protein MAVSFDFKELSERERYKLMIGTIIPRPIALVTTVDEHGRINAAPFSFFNCLSADPPILAIGVENNADMSFKDTGHNIRLTEVFTVNIVSFAIAEAMHVCGSKYPRGVDELKKAGLTAIPGAKVASPFIAEAPAAFECRRHVTLELGRSRQIILGEIVYAHYRDGVVDRERLHVDPAAVDAIARLGGDTCATIRDRFEMLTPKL, encoded by the coding sequence ATGGCGGTCTCTTTCGATTTCAAAGAACTCAGCGAGCGCGAGCGTTACAAGCTGATGATCGGCACGATCATCCCGCGGCCGATCGCGCTGGTGACGACGGTCGACGAACATGGCCGGATCAACGCCGCGCCCTTCAGCTTCTTCAACTGTCTGTCGGCCGATCCGCCGATCCTGGCGATCGGCGTCGAGAACAATGCCGACATGTCATTCAAGGACACCGGCCACAATATTCGCCTGACAGAGGTCTTCACGGTCAACATCGTCTCCTTCGCCATCGCCGAGGCCATGCATGTCTGCGGCAGCAAATATCCGCGTGGTGTCGACGAGTTGAAGAAGGCGGGGTTGACGGCGATACCTGGCGCGAAGGTGGCGTCGCCCTTTATCGCCGAGGCGCCGGCCGCCTTCGAATGCCGGCGGCACGTGACGCTGGAGCTCGGCCGCTCACGGCAGATTATCCTCGGTGAGATCGTCTATGCGCATTACCGCGACGGCGTCGTCGATCGGGAACGGCTGCATGTCGATCCGGCCGCGGTCGATGCCATTGCTCGATTGGGGGGCGATACCTGCGCCACCATCCGCGATCGTTTTGAGATGCTGACGCCGAAGCTCTGA
- a CDS encoding AGE family epimerase/isomerase — protein MAPATGNAALGNWTSRAYHRSWLLAQANGLFDFFQHDSINPKGGFYDLDSTGRPLDAEGQVRGIHIAARAVHCFSIGALLGRPGAGDVVDHGMDYLWNHHRDRKNGGYFWSLDNNGPVDSNKQGYGHAFVLLAASSAKTIGHPLADGMLADITEILNKKFWEPRHGAIAEEFTAEWQPLDGGAYRGQNSNMHLTEALMAAFEATGDRDYLAKAESIADLVIRRAAGSVDWRVAEHFDAEWNLDKDYYHPNEMFRPAGTTPGHWLEWARLILQLWALGGKRIEWMPDAAKALFEQSMALGWDNDKGGFFYTLDWDDKPAKRNKLWWPACEGAAAAHFLNEHLPSDYHEECYRKIWNVIERAFIDHRNGGWHEELTEDLVPSHALFPGKGDIYHALQACLIPLFPATGSLTKGIAEAGGRL, from the coding sequence ATGGCACCCGCAACCGGCAACGCCGCGCTTGGAAACTGGACAAGCCGCGCCTATCACCGCAGCTGGCTGCTGGCGCAGGCAAATGGCCTCTTCGATTTCTTTCAGCACGATTCGATCAATCCCAAGGGTGGCTTCTACGATCTCGACAGCACCGGTAGGCCGCTCGATGCCGAGGGCCAGGTGCGCGGCATCCATATTGCGGCGCGCGCGGTCCATTGTTTCTCGATCGGCGCCCTGCTCGGCCGTCCCGGCGCCGGCGACGTCGTCGACCATGGCATGGACTATCTCTGGAACCACCATCGCGACCGCAAGAACGGCGGCTATTTCTGGTCGCTCGACAATAACGGTCCGGTCGATTCCAACAAGCAGGGCTACGGCCACGCTTTCGTCCTGCTCGCCGCCTCCTCGGCAAAGACAATCGGGCATCCGCTGGCCGACGGCATGCTGGCCGATATCACCGAGATCCTGAACAAGAAGTTCTGGGAACCGCGCCACGGCGCGATCGCCGAGGAATTCACCGCCGAGTGGCAGCCGCTCGACGGCGGCGCCTATCGCGGCCAGAATTCCAACATGCACCTGACCGAGGCGCTGATGGCGGCCTTTGAAGCCACCGGCGACAGGGATTACCTCGCCAAGGCCGAAAGCATCGCCGATCTCGTCATCCGCCGTGCGGCCGGTTCGGTCGACTGGCGCGTCGCCGAACATTTCGACGCCGAATGGAACCTCGACAAGGATTACTATCATCCAAACGAAATGTTCCGCCCGGCCGGCACGACGCCAGGCCACTGGTTAGAATGGGCGCGCCTCATCCTGCAGCTCTGGGCCCTCGGCGGCAAACGCATCGAATGGATGCCGGATGCGGCGAAAGCCCTTTTCGAACAATCCATGGCCCTCGGCTGGGACAATGACAAGGGCGGCTTCTTCTACACGCTCGACTGGGACGACAAACCGGCCAAGCGCAACAAGCTCTGGTGGCCGGCCTGCGAGGGTGCGGCTGCCGCGCATTTCCTCAATGAGCACCTGCCGAGCGACTATCACGAGGAATGCTACCGCAAGATCTGGAACGTGATCGAACGCGCCTTCATCGACCACAGGAACGGAGGCTGGCACGAGGAACTGACGGAGGATCTCGTTCCCTCGCACGCGCTCTTCCCCGGCAAGGGCGACATTTATCACGCCCTGCAGGCTTGCCTCATCCCGCTTTTCCCGGCAACGGGCAGCCTGACGAAGGGCATCGCCGAGGCCGGCGGCAGGCTCTGA
- a CDS encoding N-acetylglucosamine kinase, whose amino-acid sequence MTELAIGIDGGGTSCRAAVADRNGNVLGRGKAGPANILSDLENSLLNIVESARQALSDAGLNAEALSSVVSVVGVAGANVLDYGKRIERALPFAQGCVVTDALISLQGALGDADGIVGAFGTGSVYNARRDGRLKGIGGWGFVVGDQASGARLGRDLMERSLLARDGVRPASPITEAVMIEYGNDPEQIVNFAHTARPTDFARYAPMVFKHASEGDVVAVGIVRDAATAIGESLDALLWPECPSICLLGGLAEAYEPWLSERYKPLLARPKNDALQGAVELAVKLLNDQQRGAA is encoded by the coding sequence ATGACGGAGCTTGCAATCGGCATAGACGGCGGCGGGACGAGCTGCCGGGCAGCGGTCGCGGATAGAAACGGCAACGTCCTTGGCCGCGGTAAGGCAGGCCCTGCCAATATCCTGTCCGACCTGGAAAACTCCCTGCTCAACATCGTCGAATCCGCCCGGCAGGCGCTCAGCGACGCTGGTCTCAACGCTGAAGCCCTATCCTCCGTTGTATCGGTCGTCGGCGTCGCGGGCGCCAACGTCTTGGACTACGGCAAACGAATCGAAAGAGCCCTGCCCTTTGCCCAAGGCTGTGTCGTCACCGATGCCTTGATCTCCCTACAGGGCGCGCTCGGCGATGCCGACGGCATTGTCGGCGCCTTCGGCACCGGTTCGGTCTATAATGCGCGAAGGGATGGCCGGCTGAAGGGCATCGGCGGCTGGGGCTTCGTTGTCGGCGACCAGGCAAGCGGCGCCCGCCTCGGCCGTGACCTCATGGAACGGTCGCTACTCGCCCGTGACGGGGTGCGCCCGGCATCGCCGATCACCGAAGCGGTCATGATCGAATACGGCAACGACCCGGAGCAGATCGTCAATTTCGCCCATACGGCCCGGCCAACGGATTTTGCCCGTTACGCGCCCATGGTCTTCAAGCATGCGTCAGAAGGCGACGTCGTCGCGGTCGGTATCGTCAGGGACGCCGCAACGGCGATCGGCGAAAGCCTCGACGCGCTGCTCTGGCCGGAATGCCCGTCGATCTGCCTGCTCGGCGGTCTTGCGGAAGCTTACGAGCCCTGGCTTTCCGAACGCTACAAGCCGCTGCTCGCCAGGCCGAAGAACGATGCCCTGCAGGGCGCGGTGGAACTCGCGGTCAAGCTCCTCAACGATCAGCAGAGAGGTGCGGCATGA
- a CDS encoding aspartate/glutamate racemase family protein, which produces MRILIVNPNTTASMTEKAAAAARAVAASGTEIVAATSSMGPVSIEGHYDGALAIPGLLLELKERQAAGYDAAVIACFDDTGLEAARSFADVPILGLCESAVVTAGFLAQRFTVVTTLERSRVLIDNLVRRYGMGDRAKVRASDIPVLELENAASGAIGKLRAEIERALVEDGAEAIVLGCAGMTDLARELQEIYGVPVVDGVAAAVKQAEALVSLGLSTSKRGSYASPLPKPFMGAMSGFSPAPKIG; this is translated from the coding sequence ATGCGCATCCTCATCGTCAATCCGAATACCACGGCCTCCATGACCGAGAAGGCTGCGGCCGCCGCGCGTGCGGTGGCGGCATCCGGCACGGAGATCGTCGCCGCGACATCCAGCATGGGGCCGGTCTCCATCGAGGGACATTATGACGGGGCGCTCGCGATTCCTGGCCTGCTCTTGGAACTTAAGGAGAGGCAGGCGGCGGGTTACGACGCGGCGGTGATTGCCTGCTTCGACGATACCGGGCTCGAAGCGGCGCGGAGTTTTGCCGATGTACCGATTCTCGGTCTCTGCGAATCCGCCGTGGTCACGGCGGGCTTCCTGGCGCAGCGTTTCACCGTGGTGACGACGCTGGAGCGGTCGCGGGTGCTGATCGACAATCTGGTACGCCGCTACGGCATGGGCGACCGGGCGAAGGTGCGCGCCTCTGATATTCCGGTGCTGGAGTTGGAAAACGCGGCCTCGGGCGCGATCGGCAAGCTGAGGGCCGAGATTGAGCGGGCGCTTGTCGAAGACGGGGCCGAAGCGATCGTGCTCGGCTGCGCCGGCATGACCGATCTGGCCAGGGAATTGCAGGAGATTTACGGCGTGCCCGTCGTCGACGGTGTCGCGGCCGCCGTCAAGCAAGCCGAGGCGCTGGTGTCGCTCGGGCTTTCCACCAGCAAGCGCGGCTCCTACGCCTCGCCGCTGCCGAAACCCTTTATGGGCGCGATGAGCGGTTTCTCGCCGGCCCCGAAAATCGGCTGA
- a CDS encoding sugar ABC transporter permease: protein MSETDNAADIVPIKRPVRWHIFVFMLPAVIVYSAVMVLPLIETLRLSLYNTVDGQPAFVGLANFKVLFGDPRWAHDFWNALVNNVIFFAIHMCVQNPIGIALAALLSVPKLRGVAFYRTAIFLPTLLSFVIVGFIWKLILSPIWGVAPWMLDLIGLKFLFAPWLGKPGSALIAVSLISNWQYIGIPMMLIYAALLSIPEEVIEAAECDGVTGWAQFWKIKLPLILPAIGIISILTFVGNFNAFDLIYTVQGALAGPDMSTDILGTLLYRTFFGFQLQLGDRSMGATIATVMFLIILAGVSLYLFVIQRRMRRYQF, encoded by the coding sequence ATGAGCGAAACCGACAACGCGGCCGATATCGTCCCGATCAAGCGCCCGGTGCGCTGGCACATCTTCGTCTTCATGCTGCCTGCGGTGATCGTCTACTCCGCTGTCATGGTGCTGCCGCTCATCGAAACGCTGAGGCTCTCGCTCTATAACACTGTCGACGGGCAGCCGGCCTTCGTCGGGCTTGCGAATTTCAAGGTGCTGTTCGGCGATCCGCGATGGGCGCATGATTTCTGGAACGCCCTCGTCAACAACGTGATCTTCTTCGCCATCCACATGTGCGTGCAGAACCCGATCGGCATTGCGCTCGCAGCCCTGCTTTCGGTACCGAAGCTGCGAGGCGTCGCCTTCTACCGCACGGCGATATTCCTGCCGACGCTGCTCTCCTTCGTCATCGTCGGCTTCATCTGGAAGCTGATCCTGTCGCCGATCTGGGGTGTGGCGCCCTGGATGCTCGACCTCATCGGCTTGAAATTCCTGTTCGCGCCGTGGCTCGGCAAGCCGGGTTCGGCGCTGATCGCCGTGTCGCTGATCTCCAATTGGCAATATATCGGCATTCCGATGATGCTGATCTATGCAGCGCTGCTCAGCATTCCCGAAGAGGTGATCGAGGCCGCCGAATGTGACGGCGTCACCGGCTGGGCCCAGTTCTGGAAGATCAAGCTGCCGCTCATCCTGCCGGCGATCGGCATCATCTCGATCCTGACCTTCGTCGGCAATTTCAACGCCTTTGACCTGATCTACACGGTGCAGGGCGCGCTTGCCGGACCCGACATGTCGACCGACATTCTCGGCACACTGCTTTACCGCACCTTCTTCGGTTTCCAGCTGCAGCTCGGTGACCGCTCGATGGGTGCGACGATCGCGACCGTGATGTTCCTCATCATTCTCGCCGGCGTCTCGCTTTATCTCTTCGTCATCCAGCGGCGCATGCGTCGCTACCAGTTCTGA
- the metH gene encoding methionine synthase yields MFDTLFGPETGKRDGSEVFAALKKAASERILVLDGAMGTQIQGLGYDEDQFRGTRFIGCACHQKGNNDLLILTQPDAIEEIHYKYAKAGADILETNTFSSTRIAQADYQMEGAVYDLNKEGAEIVRRAAIRAEREDGRRRFVAGAIGPTNRTASISPDVNNPGFRAVTFDDLRDAYGEQIDGLIDGGADIILIETIFDTLNAKAAIFACEERFEAKGVRLPVMISGTITDLSGRTLSGQTPSAFWNSVRHANPFTIGLNCALGANAMRPHLQELSGVADTFICAYPNAGLPNEFGQYDETPELMAAQIDSFAREGLVNIVGGCCGSTPEHIRAIAETVAKYKPRPIPEHRPFMSLSGLEPFELTKDIPFVNVGERTNVTGSAKFRKLITNADYTAALDVARDQVENGAQVIDINMDEGLIDSEKAMVEFLNLIAAEPDIARVPVMIDSSKFSIIESGLKRVQGKPIVNSISLKEGEENFLAQARLLRNYGAAVVVMAFDEAGQADSYERKVEICERAYKLLTEKIGFPPEDIIFDPNIFAVATGIEEHNNYGVDFIEATRTIRERMPLVHISGGVSNLSFSFRGNEPVREAMHAVFLYHAIQAGMDMGIVNAGQLAVYDNIDPELRDACEDVVLNRRPDSTERLLEVAERFRGAGAKEGRVQDLSWREWSVEKRLEHALVNGITEYIEADTEEARRQAARPLHVIEGPLMAGMNVVGDLFGSGKMFLPQVVKSARVMKQAVAVLLPYMEEEKRLNGGDDRQSAGKILMATVKGDVHDIGKNIVGVVLACNNYEIVDLGVMVPATKILETAIAEKVDVIGLSGLITPSLDEMVHVATEMERQGFEIPLLIGGATTSRVHTAVKIHPGYNKGQAVYVTDASRAVGVVSALLSPETRQGYVEDVRAEYAKVAAAHARSEAEKVRLPLARARENAHKVDWSAYKPTKPQFFGTRVFEDYDLAELARYIDWTPFFQTWELRGRFPAILEDEKQGEAARALWADTQAMLKKIIDEKWFRPRAVIGFWPAGAVGDDIRLFTDESRSKELATFYTLRQQLSKRDGRANVALSDFVAPVTSGVPDYVGGFVVTAGIEEIAIAERFERSNDDYSSILVKALADRFAEAFAERMHEQVRREYWGYARDEQLSNEDLIGEAYTGIRPAPGYPAQPDHTEKATLFKLLDAEKAAGVKLTESYAMWPGSSVSGIYIGHPDSYYFGVAKVERDQVEDYAKRKGMEISEVERWLGPVLNYVPRKADEEIDDAA; encoded by the coding sequence GTGTTTGATACTCTCTTTGGTCCGGAAACGGGCAAGCGTGACGGCAGTGAAGTTTTCGCCGCTTTGAAGAAAGCCGCGAGCGAGCGCATCCTTGTTCTCGACGGCGCCATGGGCACGCAGATCCAGGGCCTCGGTTACGACGAAGACCAGTTCCGCGGCACCCGCTTCATCGGCTGCGCCTGCCATCAGAAGGGCAATAACGATCTTCTGATCCTGACCCAGCCGGATGCGATCGAAGAGATCCATTACAAATATGCCAAGGCCGGCGCCGACATTCTGGAGACCAACACCTTCTCCTCGACCCGCATCGCCCAGGCCGATTACCAGATGGAAGGCGCCGTCTACGACCTTAACAAGGAAGGTGCCGAAATCGTGCGCCGGGCAGCAATCCGCGCCGAGCGCGAGGACGGCCGCCGCCGCTTCGTCGCCGGCGCCATCGGTCCGACCAACCGCACCGCATCGATCTCGCCCGATGTCAACAATCCCGGTTTCCGTGCCGTCACCTTCGACGATCTGCGCGACGCCTATGGCGAGCAGATCGACGGGCTGATCGACGGCGGCGCCGACATCATTCTGATCGAGACGATCTTCGACACACTGAACGCCAAGGCGGCGATCTTCGCCTGCGAAGAACGCTTCGAGGCCAAGGGCGTGCGCCTGCCGGTGATGATCTCCGGCACGATCACCGACCTTTCCGGCCGCACGCTCTCCGGCCAGACGCCGTCAGCCTTCTGGAACTCGGTGCGCCACGCCAATCCTTTTACGATCGGGTTGAACTGCGCCCTCGGGGCGAACGCGATGCGTCCGCATCTGCAGGAGCTTTCGGGCGTTGCCGATACTTTCATCTGCGCCTATCCGAATGCCGGCCTGCCGAACGAGTTCGGCCAGTATGACGAAACGCCGGAGTTGATGGCGGCGCAGATCGACAGTTTCGCGCGTGAAGGCCTGGTCAATATTGTCGGCGGCTGCTGCGGCTCGACGCCGGAGCATATCCGGGCGATCGCCGAGACTGTCGCCAAATACAAGCCGCGGCCGATCCCGGAGCATCGTCCTTTCATGTCGTTGTCGGGCCTCGAGCCCTTCGAGCTGACCAAGGACATTCCGTTCGTCAATGTCGGCGAGCGCACCAACGTCACCGGCTCGGCGAAGTTCCGCAAGCTGATCACCAATGCCGATTACACGGCAGCCCTAGATGTCGCCCGCGACCAGGTGGAAAACGGCGCGCAGGTGATCGACATCAACATGGACGAAGGCCTGATCGATTCCGAGAAGGCGATGGTCGAGTTCCTCAACCTGATCGCCGCCGAGCCCGACATCGCCCGCGTGCCTGTCATGATCGACTCGTCGAAATTCTCGATCATCGAATCCGGCCTGAAGCGGGTGCAGGGCAAGCCGATCGTCAACTCGATCTCGCTGAAGGAAGGCGAGGAAAATTTCCTCGCACAGGCGCGGCTTTTGCGCAATTATGGCGCCGCCGTCGTCGTCATGGCCTTCGACGAAGCGGGACAAGCCGACAGTTATGAGCGCAAGGTGGAAATCTGCGAGCGCGCCTATAAGCTGCTGACCGAGAAGATCGGGTTCCCGCCCGAGGACATTATCTTCGACCCGAACATCTTCGCGGTCGCGACCGGCATCGAAGAGCACAACAATTACGGCGTCGACTTCATCGAGGCGACGCGGACGATCCGTGAGCGCATGCCGCTCGTGCATATCTCGGGCGGCGTCTCCAACCTGTCCTTCTCCTTCCGTGGCAACGAGCCGGTGCGCGAGGCGATGCATGCCGTGTTCCTCTACCACGCCATCCAGGCGGGCATGGACATGGGCATCGTCAATGCCGGCCAGCTCGCGGTCTATGACAACATCGATCCCGAGCTGCGCGACGCCTGCGAGGACGTGGTGCTGAACCGCCGTCCCGACAGCACCGAGCGGCTGCTCGAAGTGGCCGAGCGTTTCCGTGGCGCCGGGGCAAAGGAGGGTCGTGTCCAGGATCTCTCCTGGCGCGAATGGAGCGTGGAGAAGCGTCTTGAACATGCGCTTGTCAACGGCATCACCGAATATATCGAGGCCGATACCGAAGAAGCGCGCCGGCAGGCGGCCCGTCCGCTGCACGTCATCGAAGGGCCGCTGATGGCCGGTATGAATGTCGTCGGCGACCTGTTCGGCTCGGGCAAGATGTTCCTGCCGCAGGTGGTCAAGTCGGCGCGGGTCATGAAGCAGGCCGTCGCCGTCCTGCTTCCCTACATGGAAGAGGAAAAGCGCCTCAACGGCGGCGACGACCGACAGTCGGCCGGCAAGATCCTGATGGCGACCGTCAAGGGCGACGTGCATGATATCGGCAAGAACATCGTCGGCGTCGTGCTCGCCTGCAACAACTATGAGATCGTCGATCTCGGCGTCATGGTGCCGGCAACGAAGATTCTCGAAACGGCGATCGCCGAAAAGGTCGATGTCATCGGTCTTTCCGGCCTGATCACGCCGTCGCTCGACGAAATGGTGCATGTCGCGACCGAGATGGAGCGGCAGGGCTTCGAAATTCCGCTGCTGATCGGCGGCGCCACCACCAGCCGTGTGCATACGGCCGTGAAGATCCACCCCGGTTACAACAAGGGGCAGGCCGTCTACGTCACCGATGCGAGCCGCGCCGTCGGCGTCGTTTCGGCGCTGCTCTCGCCGGAGACGCGGCAGGGTTATGTCGAGGATGTCAGAGCCGAATATGCCAAGGTGGCGGCCGCGCATGCCCGCAGCGAAGCGGAGAAGGTGCGCCTGCCGTTGGCACGGGCCCGCGAGAATGCGCATAAGGTCGACTGGTCGGCCTACAAGCCGACGAAGCCGCAATTCTTCGGCACGAGGGTGTTCGAGGATTACGATCTGGCCGAACTCGCGAGATATATCGACTGGACGCCGTTCTTCCAGACCTGGGAATTGCGCGGCCGTTTTCCCGCCATTCTCGAAGACGAGAAACAGGGCGAGGCGGCGCGTGCGCTCTGGGCCGATACGCAGGCCATGCTGAAGAAGATCATCGATGAGAAGTGGTTCCGCCCGCGCGCCGTCATCGGCTTCTGGCCTGCCGGCGCCGTCGGCGACGATATCCGCCTCTTCACGGATGAAAGCCGCAGCAAGGAGCTTGCCACTTTTTACACGCTTCGCCAGCAGCTTTCGAAGCGGGACGGGCGGGCGAACGTGGCACTTTCGGACTTCGTGGCGCCTGTCACCAGCGGCGTGCCGGATTATGTCGGCGGCTTCGTGGTGACGGCCGGAATCGAGGAAATCGCTATCGCCGAACGGTTCGAGCGGTCGAACGACGACTATTCCTCGATCCTCGTCAAGGCGTTGGCCGACCGCTTCGCCGAAGCTTTCGCCGAGCGCATGCATGAGCAGGTGCGCCGCGAATATTGGGGCTATGCGAGGGATGAGCAGCTCAGTAACGAGGATCTCATCGGTGAAGCCTATACCGGCATCCGCCCGGCGCCCGGCTATCCCGCTCAGCCCGACCACACGGAAAAGGCAACGCTCTTCAAGCTGCTCGATGCAGAAAAAGCCGCCGGCGTGAAGCTGACGGAGAGCTATGCGATGTGGCCCGGCTCATCGGTCTCCGGCATCTATATCGGCCATCCCGACTCATATTATTTCGGCGTCGCCAAGGTGGAGCGCGACCAGGTGGAGGACTATGCCAAGCGCAAGGGCATGGAGATTTCCGAGGTCGAGCGTTGGCTTGGGCCGGTGCTGAACTACGTGCCGCGCAAGGCGGACGAGGAGATCGACGACGCGGCGTAG